Below is a window of Malus domestica chromosome 13, GDT2T_hap1 DNA.
AACATGAGTGGGTTTCTTGCACCATATCGCAAAGTGCGTTATCACTTGTGTGATTTTAGAGGAAGAGGTAAACGTCCAAGAGGAGCAACGGAATTGTTCAACTTTAGGCACTCATCACTACGTAATGTTGTTGAACGATGCATTGGAGTGCTTAAGAATCGTTTCCCTATTCTAAAGTTGATGCCAAATTATCCAATTAGGAAGCAAAGACGCATTCCCGTTGCATGTTGTGCCGTGCACAATTTCATTAGAATGCAATCAAGGAATGATACTTTGTTTCAACAATTTGAAGACAATGATGTTGATGTGATAGATGAAGAAAGCTCGGGGGCTAATCAAGAAGGGGAAAACATGCATTTGAATGACGACAATGTTATGAATGATGTTAGAGACTACATAGCCGGATCAATGTGGCTTGATTACGTCAATAACAATTAGTCTCAAAGTTTATTGGTTTTCTAGAATGTTTTAATGTAATATTTATTATCTAAGACTTGAAGTTTAATTTGATTATCGAACATATATGTGTTGTATTAGCACATAGATATCAAAATAGTATGTTTAAGGTTTAATTTCATATGTTTTGTATATCTTCAAACAAATACATaattggaaaaaagaaaaaaaaagctgtTTTCAAGAGTTAAACCAaacaagttttcaaatttttagattCAAAAACAGTTTTTAAGTTCAAtgccaaacaagtttttgaaaCCTAAAAAAAACTATTTCTAAGAGATGATTCTGAAAATTAGTTTTAAGAACAATTCAAGTTTTTTAGTAGAATACCAAACAGGCCCTTAAagatagtttaattaaattaaacaataaatttaaagtataaacttaaaactaataaattattgtaGAAGATATGTTTAGCCCTTTCGGTTTGAGATAATATATGAATATGGCCTGACTTTGCAAAGTTATAATTCTGAATGAGGCTATATTTAGCCATTtcgattggagatgaccttactTACCATGCCATCTTCTACGCTtttactttaatttaaaatgaGAAGGGTTCTTTCTACACATGACTTGCTATCTCATGTTTTGTTAACTTGATTTTGTCGAAAGTGATTTTGGTTATCTAAAAGTGTTTATTCACCATTTCAATGACAATGCTAAAAGGCTATAAATGCGCTGCTCAAGACACAATGAAGCAATATTATCAAAATTTGACGGTTGTGCTTCTCTTGTTAGAACAGTAAAATTTACATAACCAGAAATCAATTGGTAAATGTTTACAAAAcgcaaaaacaaaattagagGCGTTACTAAACAACAATGCAATCCTTTCGTGTTACATTTgaaattaaactaaataacTTGTTTCTTAATTGGATCACCACATTAATATATTACTCGAATAGTAAGAGGTTGAAACAAAAGAAACCCATCTTAAACACAATTAAtagaacaaattaaaataaacattacTGTTCTTtttgggcaaaaaaaaaaaaaacagcaacaaaacaaacaaaacataaagagTAATTCCAGGGAAACTAGATgtgtaaattaaattttggtAACTAAACGACATAGAAGTTAaggattagattattacttatgTGTTGATTAccgtgcttattttttattggtgacttatagtttacaaatttaatttcaaattttagtttccctaacattacccaaaTTTAAAAGAACATGTTGTAAATTCAAAGTAGATTGAGtacaatttattctttaattaaTGATTTTTTCCTATTAAATTTTGTGTTACTTGAAAAACAAGTTCCGCTCTTCTCATgatttactataaataaagacactgaCTCATAAGAAATATTATCCTACAATTTCCCAACGTCTTCTTCTCTCCTATCTCTCTTGCCGCACCCTcgcatttggaaaaaaaagctaTATCAAATtgggaataaaaaaatttgaaccgaACTCCGGTCCGATTTAGAAAGGCCAAGTATTTGAACTATTTTATTTGGACACCTCTTCGTTATTTACAAACGTTTCTTCCCCCTGAAAAAGTAAAACGCTCGTGTTCCCCTTCTTCGCTCCAATCCACTGTCCAGACGGACCAGACCGATTCCTCACTGCGCCCCAAATTCAATGTCTGCCGCCTCTTCGCTGCAATCGAGAGCTGCCGGCGGCACCAAACCGGATATTGACGCCGCAAACGAAGCCTTGAACCCGATGGACGAGGACCTTAAGGTCTCTAGCAGCGTTGGCGCGCTTAAAGTCACTAGGCAGGTGCCATCTCGTCAAGCCATGGCGAAAATGCTGCAAGAGCGGTTGTTTTACATCCCGTCCTTCAAAATCTACGACGGCGCTGCGGAAACCGCTGGGCTTTTCGACTACGGGCCTCCCGGCGTCAAGTTGAAGAACAACGTTCTTGCATTTTGGCGTCAGGTGAAGTTTAAGGAAACTTGATTCAAATTTTTAAGCCAATAgtataaatagttcagtttattaaaataagttcaatttttttaatttaattatgtaattatcaataattatcttttaaatgacgatttttaatataaaaattaaattttttcctaattatttctttgattttttatttattttttgttatttcttgttcttcctcaTGCTTTAAACTCCATTTATAgatcttaattttaatttttataatcaacctatatcacCGGTTAATTGTATTTACTTACCTATAAAGCAGATTCTTTATTATAATCAACCTATAGCAGATGAATGTGTTTTGCTTATagatatattatgtttttttattctaCCTTTTAGTTAGATTTCATATATCGCTTATAGGTATAAAATATTTGTTACTTGAGTTAAGGTATAATGTTTTGCGAtagatttatgttagtatattagtttttttggtataagatattaattagatttttaatgcatgattttaattgatttctaatatttttagaaaatataaaacaagtaaaaaataaaaataaaaacatgtaattaaaTAACTGAACTCACTCCTAAAaacaatctatgtttttggaCCTGGATCTAAATGCCCTTTAATTTAATACTGTATCAACTTCGTTTTTTATCAGGTTAACTTAAAGACTTGTTCTATTTCTTTTGCAGCATTTTGTTCTTGGGGAGAACATGTTAGAAGTCGAGTGCCCGTCTGTCACGCCCGAGATCGTTCTGAAAGCGTCGGGGCACGTAGACAGATTCACTGACCTTATGGTTAAGGACGAGAAGAACGGGAACTGCTACCGCGTAGACCACTTGCTGAAGGATTTCTGCACCGAGAAGCTTCAGAAGGATCTCAACATCGCCGAAGAGAAGGCGAAGGAACTCAAACATGTACTCGCTCTGTTAGATGACCTCTCAGCTGAAGAACTAGGTGCAAAGATCAAAGAGTATGGGATTACAGCCCCTGACACGAGCAATCCTCTGTCTGATCCCTATCCATTTAACTTAATGTTCCAAACGTCAATTGGTCCGTCTGGCTCGAGCACTGCGTAAGCATTCAAACACATTGtcgaatatttgttttttgtgtattttgtttcaaagaatttGAGAGTTGTGATTCTTCGTGTTTCATTACTCAGGTACATGAGACcggaaactgcacaaggcatatTTGTGAACTTCAACTATTTGTACTACTACAATGGCAACAAGCTACCTTTTGCTGCGGCTCAAATCGGCCAAGCCTTTCGAAATGAGGTAATGAGTCTTTCTCTTTgaatgcttttgttttgtggttCTTGTGCAAGTAATTGATTTCGATCATGTTTATCTATGCGTGCAGATTGCTCCTCGCCAAGGGCTTTTAAGAGTCCGTGAGTTCACACTCGCGGAGATTGAACACTTTGTAGATCCTGAAGACAAAACTCACCCGAAGTTTAATGAGGTCGCGGAGTTGGAGTTCCAAATGTTTCCGAGGGAAGAACAGGTATCTGGCCAGTCTGCAAGGATAATCCGCTTGGGTGAAGCAGTTGCAAAGGTTGGTTTTTATCGATTTCTCTTCGGCCTTcctttttgtcctttttttttttctcttctgttTTTCTGACATTGCTGCATTTTTATAGGGCATAGTCGACAATCAGACTTTAGCCTATTTCATCGGCCGAGTCTACCTCTTCCTCACACGGTTGGGTATAGACGAGGAGCGTCTAAGGTTCCGCCAGCACCTGCCGAATGAAATGGCGCACTACGCTGCTGACTGCTGGGATGCTGAGATCGAGACTTCATACGGGTGGATTGAGTGCGTCGGGATAGCAGATAGATCTGCATATGATCTTCAAGCTCATTCAGTAAAAAGTAATAAAGATCTTATGGCTCATGAAAAATTTTCAGAACCAAGAGAAGTGGAGGTATGCTTTGTTCCGAATCGTTTAAACCATCACGACAGTTAGTAAACAACTAATTAAACATGGTTTCCTCGCTTATCTAAACACGTTAACAAGAACATTGTTCGTTGCTAACTTGTTTTGTGATTTCAGGAACTGGTTATATCTCCGGTGGTTAAAGAGACCGGCCTTGCTTTCAAGGCGGACGGAAAGAATGTAGTTGAAGCACTGAAGGTGAGTACTCTTTCTAGTCCACCCCATCGTTTTGTGATTAATACTGAATATAGTTTTGGTatttaatttctgcaatcttgTGTGTTTCAGGCCATGAATGAAAAAGAAGCTTTGGAGATGAAAGCGGATTTAGAGGCGAAGGGCGAGGTGGAGTTTTATGTCTGCACACTAGGGAAAAATGTATCAATAAAGCAGAATATGGTGACGATTTCAtacaagaaaaggaaagaacaccAGAGAAGATTCACACCCTCAGTGATCGAACCTTCGTTTGGTATCGGGCGGATCATCTACTGCCTCTTCGAGCATTCATACTACACCAGACAAAGTCAAGCTGGGGATGAACAGTCGAACAACTTGAACGTGCTCCGTTTCCCTCCTCTCATGGCGCCCTTTAAGTGCACGGTTTTCCCGCTGGTTCAGAACAAGGAGTATGAGGAGGTTGCTAAAGGCATTTCCAAGTCACTGACCGCAGCTGGCATATCACATAAAATCGACATTACAGGCACCTCTATCGGGAAAAAGTATGCACGGACTGACGAGCTTGGTGCGCCCTTCGCGATCACGGTGGATTCTACAACGTCAGTGACAATTCGGGAGAGAGACAGCAAGGATCAGGTTCGTGTAAATTTGAAAGAGGTAGTGGTCGTTGTGAAGGAGCTAACTGCGGGGCTTAAGACTTGGGCAGACGTGTCGCGTGCTCACAGAGTCAGAAGGCAATCTAGGCTTAGAAATTTACTTAACAAATTGTGTTTTCCCTGCTGAATTTACATAGAAATCTAATTTTGTGGTATTTTGGCtctagaggaaaaaaaaaaatgaagtcgTTCGACTAATTTTCGTAGATGATGATTGTTATTATCTTCCTTTCGTTGTGGAAAGATAAGCGAAATGAGTTTGTTGTTTCTCTGTGAAGGAAATATGAATCCCAAATATTTgctgacaaagttaaaaaaaaaaccaaattctagactaaaagaacaacaaaaataaaacccataaaacTCTAAATTGAATTGGCGGAACATAAAATCCAATACAAATCGAGTTCATTAGAAATAACTCTGAATAGTCGATCTAGACTTATAAACGGGT
It encodes the following:
- the LOC103452647 gene encoding glycine--tRNA ligase, mitochondrial 1-like, with protein sequence MSAASSLQSRAAGGTKPDIDAANEALNPMDEDLKVSSSVGALKVTRQVPSRQAMAKMLQERLFYIPSFKIYDGAAETAGLFDYGPPGVKLKNNVLAFWRQHFVLGENMLEVECPSVTPEIVLKASGHVDRFTDLMVKDEKNGNCYRVDHLLKDFCTEKLQKDLNIAEEKAKELKHVLALLDDLSAEELGAKIKEYGITAPDTSNPLSDPYPFNLMFQTSIGPSGSSTAYMRPETAQGIFVNFNYLYYYNGNKLPFAAAQIGQAFRNEIAPRQGLLRVREFTLAEIEHFVDPEDKTHPKFNEVAELEFQMFPREEQVSGQSARIIRLGEAVAKGIVDNQTLAYFIGRVYLFLTRLGIDEERLRFRQHLPNEMAHYAADCWDAEIETSYGWIECVGIADRSAYDLQAHSVKSNKDLMAHEKFSEPREVEELVISPVVKETGLAFKADGKNVVEALKAMNEKEALEMKADLEAKGEVEFYVCTLGKNVSIKQNMVTISYKKRKEHQRRFTPSVIEPSFGIGRIIYCLFEHSYYTRQSQAGDEQSNNLNVLRFPPLMAPFKCTVFPLVQNKEYEEVAKGISKSLTAAGISHKIDITGTSIGKKYARTDELGAPFAITVDSTTSVTIRERDSKDQVRVNLKEVVVVVKELTAGLKTWADVSRAHRVRRQSRLRNLLNKLCFPC